The sequence below is a genomic window from Humulus lupulus chromosome 3, drHumLupu1.1, whole genome shotgun sequence.
GATCTTTCCTAACTTAATTACCAATTCAATTTTTGCTAATGTTAATATATTTAATCATGGATATCTAGGTCTTTTTAATAAATAGTGTATTATGGAGCATAAAATATTAGTTACCATTCTAAAATTATGATCAGCAAATTCCTTCTATTTTGGGGAACAGAAAGGCTCCTCTTTGCGGGGCAACACAAGTAAATATAAAAGCAAGCAAAGTGACAAACAGCAGAGCAGTAATGGCGTCTATGTTACAGAAGATAGAGGGAGACAACTCAGTTCTTCTGCGTGTCACTCATGCAAACCTCAAGAGTTTCAACGCTGACGTTCATTTCTCCCTTCAGGTAGTCAACTCAATACTCCCCCTTAACACCATTCTTTTCTATTTCAATTTCGTTTTTTAATCAATGTTTTTTCTATATCAGATGACAGTGGAGGGTGTCAAAGAGAAGCTATGGCATAAATGTGGGACTTCGGTAACTTCAATGGCATTGGAGCTTTACGATGATAGCAACTCCAAAATTTCTAATTTATCCGATGATTCAAGGCCTCTTGGATTTTACTCCCCTTTTGATGGGTTAGTCTGTTtgttatatatacttatatatatattatatataaataatagatTTGAATAATTTCCAAAATGAGTTTTGGGTTTGGTGGTGAAAGGTATCGGATTCATGTGATAGATCAGGACCCTTCGTCGGTTACATCCGGTGGGTGGCTTGAGGACACTTCACTTGTTGAAAAGTACACTATTTCAGATGAAGCTTACAAAAAACGCGATGGTAAATTTCCCTGGAAATAATGTTCAGTTTTAACTTAATGGGTATA
It includes:
- the LOC133823346 gene encoding tubulin-folding cofactor B, with product MASMLQKIEGDNSVLLRVTHANLKSFNADVHFSLQMTVEGVKEKLWHKCGTSVTSMALELYDDSNSKISNLSDDSRPLGFYSPFDGYRIHVIDQDPSSVTSGGWLEDTSLVEKYTISDEAYKKRDGTFRKFKEKMVSQNPSAFEAKITDSYMEELCANIKVGDRCQVDPGAKRGVVKFVGRAESLAPGFWVGIKYDEPLGKHDGMVKGTRYFQCPPLQGAMVRPDKVKVGDFPERDPFEEEEI